The stretch of DNA AGTTAGGCTATGTAGCCTATGAATTGCTGATAACTTTTATGTGACATGGTGATAGCCAGTGCCAAATACCTAATAATGTTCATAGCGTGTGGCTATCTTATCATTCACACTGTGGATCCACATTCACTAAGTCAAataaggctgcatttacactgGCAACCCAATTCTGACAATTGTTTTTCTAATTAGCCTTTTgaacaatcagatcagctctgataaagctctgatgtgaaaatatctgatgtgattggtcaaaagaccaattactggaaaaaaatatcagaattgggctgcctgtgtaaacgcagcctttgtTCAGCCACAGCACATGCTCTGTCCTTGGTGCTGAAGCCAGTGAACATTGCGCACTGCGATTAGTGGCAGTAAAATGTACGGCACTGCGGTTCTGTGTAAAACAGCACCATGCAGTACTCCCTTCCCTGTCTGCCAATTAATATGCAGTGCCACAAACCCAGCACTGGCATAGGACACTAACTATAGAAACTATGAGGGAAGTTGTGTAACTATAAAAGATAATTGAAATGGCTACTGAAAATGTACTCTGCATACTGAGAAAGTGATATACAGTGTCTAGCGCCAGAGAGTGTgctaaaaaaagagagagggaaagggagagagatcgagagggggagggagagagggggagcattGGGGTTGATAGCAGTGCTGGCGCTGCCACTGATGATGCAGAGAAATAGTAGCGCAATATCTAGGTGTGGTCGTCCCATCACGCAGGGGGGATACGGGATGGGGCAGGGTCAATTCAGAACATCAGAAAACTCAATACAGATAGATCAGTGCATGCCCTTGTTGCATTTTACCTCGACAATCTCATGATGATCAACTATCACACTTTGTCAATTCATTTGACAGGATTGggaaaaattactttttttttctctataGGTTACTACTGCCACATAGCATAGATGTTGTCAACATGGTGTTGATTCATGTTGTCCCACACAAGATTAGTTGGAATAATATAATCATTAATCAAGGTCACAGTTAAACAGCATTATTGTAGCTTTATACAGTGTCCCAGAAGTCAGTGGCATTTTGGATGCATCATTGGATGAGGTGATAGTACTCTAAAgacttaaaacaaaacaaaaaagtatgAATTACAATTTCATGTCAATCAATGCAGCATAGAATCTTCATCATTGGAAAGAGCATTAATCGTTTGTTTCCTCTATGGGGCTATTCTTTTGCCATGCAGGACATACAGTATAATTGCCATGTAAGCGATAAGTGATTGACAGCACCACCCATAGtgatgcacagagccctgactcagTGCTCGATACATCAGCCCTCGGCATTCTACTTCACTGGATAGATAAtcaattaaaatgtattcaaatcaaatcaaattttatttgtcacatgcgctgaatacaacagattttactgtgaaatgcttccttacgagccctttcccaacaatgcagagttaaaaaggaaGAAAAGATTAGcaagtaaaaaatacaataaaaaaggaaatagtgacacaataaaataacagtaacgaggctatatacaaggagagtactggtaccaagtcaatgtgcagtgaTACAAGGTAggtgaggtaattgaggtaatatgaacaggtaggtaggtaggtaggtaagggTAAACGTGACTGTAAAAGTCACATTAGCCCAAGGCTCATAGCTCCCAGGTGTCTACTGCAAGCACATAATGgtctgtgttgtttgacaaagATTTCACATTTTCAATAGTGATTGTCAAAACTTTTACCTATATTTTGGTTAAAGGACAACAATTTATTTTAGAAAAACTGGATGTTGCAACATTTTTGGTTTTGATTTATTATgatatttcacatttacatttggatttttgcaaaaataataatataataacgaATAATAAAGCAAACATTCTCATATTCAAATCTCCACTACAACTTAGAGATGTATCTATTTAGCCAGTGAAGCATTATTTTCCCCTGTGCTAACACCTGGTAATCATTCCCAACCCTTTAACTtacccctctgtccctctgtgtctACCTGGTCCCAGGTMTCAGTGGAGATGGACATGAGGGAGGGTAAACCCGACCTGGCCGTGGCCCTGAAGGACATCCGTGCCCAGTACGAGGTCCTGTCAGCCAAGAACCAGAACCAGGCGGAGGAGTGGTACCGCTCCAAGTTTGCCAGTGTGAATGAGGCGGCCGCCCGCAACCAGGATCAGGTTAAGCATAGCAGGGAGGAGCTAAATGAGTACCGCAGGCAGGTGCAGGCCCGTACCCTGGAGATCGAGGCCCTCAGGGGCCACAATGAGGCCCTGGAGAGGCAGATGGCTGAGATGGAAGACCGCCACAGCAACGAGATGGGAGAGATGCAGGTACGTGGAGTAGGACAGGGTGACTATTTTAGTATACCACAGTAATTGCTACAGTACAGGCTAGAACCCTGTCGATTCTATAGAATGATGTCCTCCTAAGTATCAGGTGCATATCACAGATGGTATGTGTGATGGCATTGTAATTGCACTGTAGCACAACACATGTAAAAAGGTATTCGGTCATGCACATTGTGAGGTAGAATAGTGAGGTCTTTATCATTAGTAATAGATCCTGATGTTAATCTGCCTGCAGGAGACCATCCAGCAGCTTGAGTCTGCTCTTCGAAGCACCAAGGGTGAGATGTCCCGTCATTTGCGTGAGTACCAGGACCTGTTGAACGTCAAAATGGCCCTGGACATTGAGATCGCTGCTTACAGGTCAGTCATCACTTGATCTGAGTCTAAGAGTTATGTCTGATAATGTTAAATCAGCAGCATATCATTGATCCAAACCACAGTGCCTTTCCTGTATACCTTTTTCACATTTGAATTCCAAGTCAGCAGAGTGACTGACAACATTCACATGACTGCTTTGACAATTATGAATGGTTGGAGTTTGGTACATTTGTAAACTGACTCCGTCTTTCTCTGATTTAGTCAGTAGTTCAGTCAGCTCAGCAGTCAGCACAATGTTGATGCACCACAGTGTGTCTTGGAAAGATTTATGAACATCTTTTCCCcctttacatttttttgaataCTTAGTCAGCACACCAGTGGAATTTGACACATGTGTAAACTGACTCTCTTCCTCAACCTCTCTAtgtctccatctccatcccctCTTCAGGAAGCTGCTGGAAGGTGAAGAGTGCCGTCTGAGTACAGTGGGCGGAAATATCctgcagtcaggctactctggcttCTCCTATTCGTCCGGCCGCTCCTACGCCCTGGGTTCCTCCGCCCCCTACAGGATGAGGGGAGCCAAGCCTGAGgaaccagaggaggaggaggatgaggaagagaaggaggaagaggaagaggagaatgaggaggaaggagaggaaggagatgagaatgcagaggagaatggaaacggtgatgaggaggaagatgaggaagaggaggaggaagatcagAAGAAGAAAGATGAGAAGAATGGCAAGGATGAGAAGgatgagaagaagggagagaagggaagtgcTCCCAGCAAGAGCACCAAGAGCTAAACTGCTTGTGTCATCGATCATCAATGCCTTTCGCACTACTACAATCCACTCATTCACTCATATGGATCTTATCCCTTCCCCGTCACCTCATCTCTGTttcacaaggacacacacacaaacacacagacacacagacacacacttaccGTACTCACGCCAgatgcctcacacacacataccttctcctctgtttctctgggtCTCAACAATCAGCTGTGTGGTGGAAAACAGAAAGACACATCACAGAGAGGAACATACCGTTGGTGTATTACCCTGACAGAAGATAAACCTGTAGCTACATTTCCTGAATAGGGTGCTCGGGATCCTATGTCACGGTTTTACACCATAGATGATGGTTATCacagaacagagagcagagagaaggtgcTCAACATTACGGTAgtaagccagtcagtcagtcagtcagtaagagaATGCCTTAAAGCAAGTATGATGTCATATTAAGAGGTCAGGAATAATATTGCCCAGTAACGTCCTTTCTTTATGTGCCATTAACGATATGAAATGTGGTGAAGAGCAGTTGCAATCTTGAAAGTATTAATAGGATCCTGGTAGTAGCACACAGACTACTATATGCACAGAGGTCTGGAGCATACAACTTTATCAACTTTTACCAGTCCAACTTTTAAAAGGTGCTTTTTGATTTCGACAAAGAAAAGTTGGAAATGTCTAGGGAAATTCATTGTGGAAAATGCTTTGTAAACCTTTTCATGAATGTTAGTGTATAATATTGGGGAcacagaaatccagataattcccgTAGGTGCAATAATGTATTTTGAGCTGCAGACACAAACTGGCACACTGAATGCTCCTCACTCCTCTTTTTTTCATTCACATGTGAAATATATAGAATGTTCAGTCCATTGACCCACTTTCTTTTCATCGCCAGAAAACTAAACATTTCACCACTCACCTTCCCCCCTCTGTCTGTCACTGCGARGGTCAGAGCTCAGCGAAATGACAACATCATAACTTTTATTTGGGAGGTTTCTATTTTCAAAGGTAGGCGATAAGTGCATTGTGCAGTGATTCTTCTGTTTTCAGAAGGGCACCTTTCAGGAATGAAAAATTGAGAGTTTTAAAATGCTACTATTTATCACATTATACCCTTATATTTGATGTAGAAATACCCCCTCTTGATTGATTCATTTGTCACTGAATGGAtatgccctgccctgccctgccttgCCCTGCCCTCCAAGTAAGATAACTGACTCCAAACCTGAGGTAAATGTCTTTCCTAGGCCCTTCCTTTCCCACAGAGTCTTGTTTGTTTAATATCTTCAGTCTTCTAGTGTTCTGTACCCTGTGATGTTCTGGCTGGTGGGTTGTTTGACTGGGGGAGTGTGTgttgtttgcatcccaaatggcaccctattccctatattgtgcactacttttgatcatggCCCATACGGCGCTGGCCAAAAGTAatgcattacatagggaataggatgccatttgagacacagcctgtGGGTCCTTTTAGCAGTGTGCTCTGTTCCAGACAGTGAAGAGGCCCGTGGCTGCTCTAACAGGACAGCTGGGGGTGACAGTGAGTGACAGACAGCCCTTCACTCTGACTGCAGGACCAGTTGGCAGCCGGTCAAGACGCCACTGGGGTCATGATTGGTCACATGGTGCGGAGCCACAGATAAGGGCTATTATCACAATATacccccctaccaccaccaccaccactgcagTCTGAGATGGACAGCAACAGTATGTATACCCCAGGCAGACATGTCCTAGCTGCAGGAGAGGGAccataataacatattgtaagtTAGCTCTGATATGACTGGTGCCAAGCTATCCATCTGTGGGTCAGGGTACAGTGACCGTGTGGGTTGGTATGTAAGGCTTAAAGAATAGGTGTAAATG from Salvelinus sp. IW2-2015 linkage group LG33, ASM291031v2, whole genome shotgun sequence encodes:
- the neff1 gene encoding low molecular weight neuronal intermediate filament translates to MSYSGDVYSSSSYRKIFGEAPRNSGRMTVGSSPSRLSSGFRSSSAHRNYGSPSMLTSSGYRKVGAGRNFHSSMSDSMDLNQSTAVTNEMKIIRTNEKEQLQGLNDRFVSFIEKVHNLEQQNKVLEAEVTMLRQRHTEPSRLHDLYEQEIRELRARVEELTHEKSQMHLDCVQMNETLDRVKQKLDEETRLREEAEGTLISYRKDVDDATMSRLELEKKVESLLDEIAFLRKVHEEELQELQASLQASQVSVEMDMREGKPDLAVALKDIRAQYEVLSAKNQNQAEEWYRSKFASVNEAAARNQDQVKHSREELNEYRRQVQARTLEIEALRGHNEALERQMAEMEDRHSNEMGEMQETIQQLESALRSTKGEMSRHLREYQDLLNVKMALDIEIAAYRKLLEGEECRLSTVGGNILQSGYSGFSYSSGRSYALGSSAPYRMRGAKPEEPEEEEDEEEKEEEEEENEEEGEEGDENAEENGNGDEEEDEEEEEEDQKKKDEKNGKDEKDEKKGEKGSAPSKSTKS